A region from the Vicia villosa cultivar HV-30 ecotype Madison, WI linkage group LG3, Vvil1.0, whole genome shotgun sequence genome encodes:
- the LOC131655393 gene encoding transcription factor bHLH94-like: MALETVVFPQDPFNYSYKDNNYFNLLSNDYGNSTLQAEEQENVLLGIINNNNNNVVEQQQQQQQNLHANWDSCSVKDQWEYSHSSSPEICTVDQTIKAPMEAATETATCRRKRRRIKSAKNKEEIENQRMTHITVERNRRKQMNEYLNVLRSLMPSSYVQRGDQASIIGGAINFVKELEQLLQSMGGQKKTKENISLNGQPFSEFFTFPQYTTHNNNNNKLTMEQKQCAVADIEVTMVDTHANIKILSKKQTGQLMKIVVGLQNLRLTILHLNVTTLDQMVLYSVSVKVEEGSQLNSVDEIAAAVNQLLRTVQQELAYQ, encoded by the exons ATGGCACTTGAAACCGTTGTTTTTCCTCAAGATCCATTCAATTATAGTTATAAGGATAATAATTACTTCAACTTATTAAGTAATGACTATGGTAATAGTACTTTACAAGCTGAAGAACAAGAGAATGTTCTCCTAggaatcatcaacaacaacaacaacaacgtagtagaacaacaacaacaacaacaacaaaatctccATGCAAATTGGGATTCTTGTTCTGTTAAGGATCAATGGGAATATTCACACTCTTCTTCTCCTGAAATCTGCACCGTTGATCAAACTATCAAAGCTCCAATGGAAGCAGCTACAGAAACTGCCACGTGTCGGAGAAAACGACGTCGTATTAAGAGTGCGAAGAACAAAGAGGAAATTGAAAACCAAAGGATGACTCATATCACTGTTGAAAGAAATCGTAGAAAACAAATGAATGAGTACTTGAACGTGCTAAGATCTTTGATGCCTTCTTCTTATGTTCAAAGG GGTGACCAGGCTTCAATTATTGGGGGAGCAATAAACTTTGTAAAAGAGTTAGAACAACTTTTACAGTCGATGGGGGGCCAGAAGAAAACGAAGGAAAACATATCCTTAAATGGACAACCTTTTTCTGAGTTTTTCACTTTTCCTCAGTACACAActcacaacaacaataacaacaaacttaCTATGGAACAAAAACAATGTGCTGTGGCAGACATTGAAGTCACCATGGTAGATACTCATGCCAACATCAAAATACTGTCCAAGAAACAAACCGGACAGCTTATGAAGATCGTTGTTGGGTTGCAAAATCTTAGACTCACCATTCTTCATCTCAATGTTAcaactcttgatcaaatggttCTTTACTCAGTCAGTGTCAAG GTAGAGGAGGGGAGTCAGCTGAATAGTGTGGATGAAATTGCGGCGGCTGTGAATCAACTATTAAGGACAGTTCAACAAGAGTTGGCTTATCAATGA